Genomic DNA from bacterium:
GGCTGACATTTCATAAAAAACTTGTGCCACACCTTGTCCAATCACCGTACTGGGCAAACGAAGCACATTGGTTGCCAACGCAAAACAGGCCGCATCATGAGGACTGAACGATGCCGTGAATATCAATAAAGGTAATGACGCCGTCAGTTGATCAAGAAACGTCATCAGCAAACCATACGTCGGAAACTGTTTGAATCGTTTTAGCAAATTTCGAATTTCCATCCGATCAATAGCAAGATGACGTATAGGCTTTCCTTCGTGCCGCAATCCAAAAAAAATCGTGATGTATAATGTGATGGCCGCCGATATATGCCCCAATACCAAACCCGTGATCGTCGAACCTTGCCACGAATACATTGACAGCATGACAATAAACGCCAACAGCGGCGGCAAAGCTCGCGAGAAACTCAATACCTTATACGCTGCATGACGATTGGCCCAGCTCGCGAGAAGGATATTACCCGCGCCTAAAACAATCCACACCGGCAACCAAAAATATAACGGCCCGCCTTTGGGAAAAAACCCCAAATCCAACGCCAAACCAAAAAACACCAGCGCACTGATAGCGATCACTATCGCGAAACCCAAAATCAGTTGCCCACAAAATTGAATGATCTTTGCAGCCTGTTCATCGGAGTCCGCCAAGACGATTGCCGAGTCCATACGGAGCATGATCGTGGAAGACGCAATCATCACCATAGCATTGAGTGTTGCGGCGATCCCGTAATCCGCTGAATCATAAAGCCGTGTTACGATTGGCAATAAAAGAACAGCGATTGCCTGGCCGATGATCGTTCCAATAGACAATCGGGACACATTTTTGAGGTAACCACTTTGTTTAATGCGCTCCGTCAATTGGCGCAGCGTCATAGGAATGGATGATGGAGGAGCGGACATGATAATTGCGTTATATGTATTCCGACAATACGAGTCCGCAGGATTGTCGGAGATAATCTTGCGATCCGGCGATTTGTATAAACTGATCGGGAATTGCAATGCGATGTACAAACGGTATCGGCATGGACTTTTTCTTTTCACGGCAATCATGCAAAGCTTCGAGTACGGCCGAACCTAAACCGGCACTACGCTGATGTTCTTCGAGCGTTATGATTCGTTCGTACGAGTGTGCCAACAGCTCAATAGTCGTGTTGTCAATGGGTTTGATATACGGCACACTATACAAACCCCAAAGCAAATTATTATGACGAATAAAATCCGACGCGTAACGAAGCATGGCACCTGTTGTTAACACGACTGTATTTTTTCCGTGGCAAACAGGAATCATTTTACCGGCTGCGAATACGATATTTCCGGGATGTACAGCCGGTTCGCCGGCTTTTCCAAGTCGAATATACATCGGTGCATCGGTTTGAACGGCATGGGTCGTGATGAGGCGGGCTTCCTGAGGATCACCCGGCGCCGTAACAATCATGCCCGGAAGCGTACGTAAAATTCCTAAATCTTCCGTTCCATGATGTGAAGCCCCAAGCGCACCGTATGCAAATCCGCCACCGACCGATACGATTTTTACGCCAAGCGCATGGTAACAAATATCGTAGCGTATCTGCTCCAAGCATCGCAACGTGGGAAAATTACCAATCGAATAAATGAACGGAATATATCCTTCTTTGGCCAAACCTGCGGCAATACCGGCCATATTTTGTTCGGCCACACCGATATTGAGAAACCGATCAGGAAACGACTCGGCAAACGGCTCAACCACCGAATAGCCAAGATCACCTACCAGCAAAAAGACGCGCTCATCACGTTTTGCTTCGCTCATCAGTTGCTGAATAAAGGCCGTACGCATTACGAATGCTCCAGTTGTTCCAGCGCATTACGGAATTGTTCAGCGTCAGGTGTACGATAGTGCCAAAGCAATTTTTCTTCCATAAAATCAACACCCTTGCCTTTGACTGTCTCAGCAATAATGATATGCGGCTTATCATCTGTTTTTTTCGTTATCGCCGCCGATAACGCAGCATGATCATGACCATCCGTTACGGTCACATACCATCCAAAGGATTTGAACTTTTCCGACAAAGGCCCCAAGTCAAGTACTTCATTCACATGACCAAGGCTTTGTATTTTATTATGATCTACGATCACCACCATGTTATTCAGATGATGGTGCGGTGCAAACAGCAACGCTTCCCAATTGGATCCTTCATCCAACTCTCCGTCGCTAAGGAGCGCAAAAATACGCCACGCTTGCCCGCGTCGTTTGGCAGCCAACGCCAGCCCGCAGCCAAACGATAACGCGTGTCCCAAACTCCCCGTGGACAATTCTACGCCCGGGATGTGGTGATTGGCATGCGAAGTAAAAAAACTTCCATTTTGCGCAAAGGAAGTAAGTTGTGACATGTCAAAAAAACCGCGCAACGCAAGCGCTGCATATAAAGCAGAGCACGCGTGCCCTTTACTGAGAAGAAAACGATCCCGGTCAGGCCACCGCGGGTTTTTGGGATTGACATTCATCACGCCGCCGTATAAAACAGCTAAAATATCCGCCATAGAAAAAGCGCCGCCAAGGTGCGACGAATTCGAAGCATGAACCATTTTTAACGCTTCAATCCGAATCGCTTTGCTGAATGCTTTTACTTCATCCGTGGTCACGATTTCACCCAAGTCTTGATTTTATTGGCGTGCCGTTCACGATGCAGAAAAATAAAATTGGTTTCAACGGTCGTTTCGTCTACGACGGTTACCGGTGCGAGATAATCATTTTGAATTAAAAAACAATAGTATCCCATTTCCTTAAAAAAAGTAATGATGTCATTAGGATGATAATTGTACTTAGCCGCCCACTTACGCAACATTTCCGTACATACGATCGGCTTATGGGTTTGCAGCGTGTTTTTCCCTCCGCGATAGACCATCAATTCCGCGCCTTCCACATCGCATTTGATAAAGTCCGGCTTCGCACCATACTGTTCACAAAAATTATCCATCGTTTCCAGCGCGCATTCCGTTTCGTGCGCATTAGCGGCTTCGGTTATATTAACCGCCGATGCACTAGTCGAAAGTTCCGGGTCGACAAAAAACGTAAGTTTTCCTGTGCGATCGGATAAGCCGAGATTATGCGGCTTAATACGCATGGCTGCATTTAACTGAATATTATTTTCCAGCTCCCGATACGTTCCGGGTACCGGCTCAAACGCCCAAACATGTAAATCGGAAACGACCTTAGAAAAATTTAGTGAATACCAGCCAATATTAGCGCCAATGTCAAAAACCGACATACCCGGTTCCAACAAACGACACATCATTGAAAAATACTCTGGTTCATACTGCGCAAAATTAAGAATTTCAAACGGCGCACTGCGTTTGTCGGCTTTTGGGGTTAACCAACGAAGTCCGTGCGGACGCGTAGTCCATACTATACCATGCGACGTGATCGTGATATTTTCGATATCCGTGTGCCGGAGTAAATCCGTGTATTCGAAAAGCTGATTATGTTTCTCATACATTGCTTGTATGTATTCCGATTTTTTAATCGCACCGGAACGGTATTGATTTTGAATGTCTGTAATTTTCATGTATAGGACTTAATCGTTCGTGTAAAACCCTCTTCGACAGTTGTCGTCGGTTGCCAACCTAAGCTCTTTATTTTGGTAATATCCGGAACACTGCGTTGTACGGCGCTGGGAATATAGCCATTTTGCGGCGGGATATCCAAAATCACTGATAATTTTTTTTCCGGAAACAGTGTTACTAATTTTTCCGCCAATCCTCGAATACTGATTTCACATTCAGGGTTACCTACATTATAAGCTTCGGTCGTTTTTCCGTGGAGCATCACCGTAAAAAAACCGATAACCGCATCGCGAAGATAACAAAAGGAGCGCGTTGCAGCACCGCTACTGCGAAGTACAATATTATTTCCATTAACAATATCTGCAACCAAATCCGCAAAAATACGCCCGTCATCCAGCGCCATGCCGGGCCCATAGGTGTGAAACGGTCGAACGATCACCGTGGGAAGACCATACTGGTGAGACCATGCAACGCACATTGTTTCGCCAAGCCTTTTGCTTTCCGCATAACATGAACGCAGGGCCATGCTATCCAAACAACCAAGCTGCATCTCATTGGTCGGTATTTGGCGCGCTTCCAGTTGACCATATACTTCGCTGCTGCTAAAGTACAAAAATCGTTCGCTTTGGGATTGACGCGCTACCTCAAGCATGTTTTGCGTGCCGGTCGTATTGGCCGTCAAAGTACCCACCGGATCTATACCATAATATTTTGGCGAGGCTTGGCTTGCGGCATGTACTACAAAATGAACCGGCGTATCAGAGCGAAATACCAACCGTGTTACATCGGCTACGTGTAACTTAAAATCGTTACGTCCGGCATGATGTGCAAACCTCTGACGTGCACGTTCTTCAGACCGTACAATCCCGATCACATGAATGTTCATACCCAAATGATCATTGAGCCCTAATAACGTTTCTACCATGTACGCCGGTAGAAAACCATTGGCCCCACTGATAAGAACCGTTTTTCCACGGAGTACATCCCAAGGCAGCGGCGCAGAAATAATATGCGCGATGTCTTCGCGTATTATTGAATGCATCACGAAGCCGTATCTTGTCGGAGAAATGAACGGATAGCGTCGATCATATAATCTAACATCGGCGTCGTTAAACCAGGATACACCCCCAACCAAAACCCGTTATTCATGATATGATCCGTATTGGTCAATTCACCTACAACGCGGTAAGAACCCGGCTGTTCTCGGAAAGCATCAAAAAAAGGTTGGCGTATAAGATTGCCGCCAAACAACATGCGTGTTTGAATTTTTTTGTTTTCAAGATAGCGGATCAACTCGGGACGAGAAATACCGCTTTCGCTGCGAAGACTGATGAGAAAACCAAACCAACTCGGATTGGCATTGGGTGTGGCTTCAGGTAAAATAAAAATATCCGAGAACTCCGCTAAACCGTTTTTCAGATAATTCCAATTTGCACGTCGTCTAGCGGCAAAATCCTCAAGTCTGTCTAATTGCACGCAACCTATTGCGGCTTGAATATCCGTAGCTTTAAGATTGTAACCTAGATGACGGTACGTGTATTTATGATCATAACCACACGGCAACGTTCCGAGTTCCCAATCAAACCGTTTACCACACGTATTATCTTTTCCGGAATCGCACCAGCAGTCACGACCCCAATCACGAAACGATTCAATACTGCGCTTGAGAATACTTTTATGGGTGTACACGGCACCGCCTTCGCCCATCGTAATATGGTGCGGCGGATAAAAGCTACTTGTCGCGACATCACCGAATGTTCCTGTCCACCGGCCCCGATATTCCGAACCCAGCGCATCGCAATTATCTTCTACGAGCCAGAGATTATATTTTTTACAAAACGTCGTCACGGCATCCAGATCAAAAGGATTGCCGAGCGTATGAGCGATCATGACTGCTTTCGTTTTTGGGCTGTACGCCGCTTCCAATGCCCGCGTATCGATATTCGCTGTTTCGGTATGCACATCCAGAAAAACAGGTACGGCGCCAAACTGCAACATCGGAGCAACCGTCGTCGGAAAACCGGCCGCTACGGTTATAACTTCGTCGCCTTTACGAATCCGACGATCTTCCAGTAACGGAGAAGTCAGACTCATAAACGCCAAAAGGTTGGCCGACGAACCGGAGTTACACAACATGGCGTGCTTCACGCCGAGTTTTTTGGCAAGCTTGCTTTCAAACTCCTTTGAAAAATGTCCGGATGTAAGCCAAAACTCAAGACTTGCATCTACGGCATGTTGCATTTCTTTTTCATCAAACACACGTCCCGCGTACGATATAGCGGATTGACCGGGCACAAATTCCTTTTTTTGACCGTGCGTCAAACGGTAATACTCGGCCGTCTTTTCTAAAATTTCGAGCCGAAGCTTTTCCGCCGCGGCTTTTACGTTTTGATCCATGTCGTTTATTTTATTCTCGTTTTCGGAGTCGCGCTCAAAGTTAAAAAATCAAATCTTCAGATCGCGTGGAATGACAAGCTTAGATATTCATCAAGTTGTTTTTTACGTGCATCCCAAAGCGAACCAGTGGATGCATCGTCGTGATAGCCTTGGGCTGTCAATGCGATAGTTTGTTCCAGTGATAAAGCCGGTTTCCACGACAATTGTGAAACCGCCTTGGAAATATCTAAACGCAACATGTAGGCTTCGTGTTCATTTTGTTTTACCGCAGCGGTTTCAAATCGTCCGAAACCCGTTTTGGAAATCAGCGCGAGGATAAGTTCCTGTACCGAGCACGCATGATGCATTGCCGGTCCAAAATTCCATCCGCCGGAGTATGTTTTACCGTGGAGCAATAATTTCTCCCCCAACGTAAGATAGCCGCGCAACGGCTCAAGAACGAATTGCCACGGACGAACTGCGTTGGGGTTTCGCAGTATCAGTGTTTGATTTTTTTGCGCCGCCCTGAAAAAATCAGGAACGATGCGATTCTCGGCCCAATCCCCTCCGCCGATTACGTTGCCGGCACGCGCACTAGCGACGGTGCACGTTCCTTCGTTCGAAAAAAAAGATCGCGTATATGAAGCCGTGATCAGTTCCGATGCACCTTTGGAAGCGCTATAAGGGTCGACACCTCCCATGGGGTCGTTTTCACGATAACCCCACACCCACTCGTTGTTTTGATAACACTTATCGCTGGTTACATTGATTGCTGCACGAACGGATGGTGTTGCGCGCACCGCTTCAAAAAAACGAACCGTGCCCACCACGTTGGTTTCAAATGTCTCTGCAGGATCGCGATAACTGTCCAGTACCAACGCTTGGGCGGCAAGATGAAATGCGATATCGGGTCGAACTTCTTTAACATAATCCACCAATGCGTGCGGATCGCGAATATCACCATCGCGGTGATGTATTTTATTTTGTAAATCACATCGTACGAAATTATCGTTATTGGTTTTCGGAGCGAGAGCAAACCCGTAAACCTCGGCGCCAAGGGTATGCAACCAAATACTGAGCCAAGATCCTTTGAAACCGGTATCGCCTGTAACCAAAACGCGTTTACCGCGATAGATGTCGGAAAAATTGTTTTTCACCAGGTCACCCATGGTGCGCGTTTTTCACGTAAAAGTTCGTCGAGCATATTCTTATCACGCAATGTATCCATCGGCTGCCAAAACCTGTCATGTTTGAATGCAACAAGCGATTGGGAGCGGGCTAAGGTTTCTAACGGTTCACGTTCCAATACTGTTTGATCGTCTTTGAGTAATTGCAAAACACTGTTTTCAAAAATAAAAAAACCGGCATTCACCCAAGCTCCGTCGCCTTTGGGTTTTTCCTGAAAACTCTGCACCATTCCGGATGCATCCATAGCCATGGCGCCAAATCTCCCGCTCGGCTGTATCGCCGTCACTGTCGCCGGTTTGCCATGCGCCATATGGAATGACAGAAGTTTACGGATATCCACATCGGCCACTCCGTCGCCGTAAGTCAGAAAAAAACGCTCGCCATCAAGATAGGAAGCAACGCGTCGGATGCGTCCGCCGGTCATGGTATCCAGCCCGGTATCCACCAACGTCACACGCCACGGTTCTGCCGTATGTGTGTGAATGACAGGCGCATTGTGCGCACGAAAATCAAACGTGACATCCGATTCGTGTAAAAAATAATTGGCAAAATATTCTTTGATCACATAGCCCTTATAGCCAAGACATATCACAAAATCATTGTACCCGTAACTGGAGTAGATTTTCATGATGTGCCATAAAATCGGTTTACCTCCGATTTCAATCATCGGTTTCGGTTTTAAGTGCGACTCTTCACTGATGCGCGTACCGTAACCGCCGGCTAAAATGACAACTTTCATATCAAGCTTTCACGAATTCAGTTATGGCGTTGACTACTTCCGAAATCTGGTCTTTCGTAAGCTCAGGATAAATCGGCACGGCAAGCGATTGTTCCGCTTGGGCATTGGCATTGGGAAAATCGGTATCTTTTTCACCGAGATAACCAAAACATTCCTGACGATGAAACGGCACCGGGTAATACACTTCGTTGCCGATTTGTTTATCGGTTAGATATTTGCGCAATGCATCACGTTTTTCTACTCGTATTACATATTGATTATAGATATGGTGGTTTTTCGCTCCGGACGTGCGGTATACGGCTTTGGGAAGCAGTACTTTATTTTTGCTGTCGTAAGTTATCTTACCTTCTGCTTCAGCCACTCCGGCTGCAATAAAAAGTTGGGTATACAGATCGGCATTTTCACGACGCCGTTGGCTCCAGTTGTCTAGATGCGGAAGTTTTACGTTAAGCACAGCGGCCTGAATCGCATCAAGGCGAAAATTACCGCCGATCATCTTGTGATAATATTTTGGTTTACCGCCATGCACACGCAGGACGCGCAGCTTTTCACCGAGGGCATCATCATTGGTCGTCACAAGGCCTCCGTCTCCAAAGCATCCGAGGTTCTTACTAGGGAAAAAAGAAAAGCAACCAATGTCGCCAAAATTTCCGACTTTTTTTCCATCGCTGTATTGTACGCCGATCGCCTGCGCACCGTCTTCGATGACTTTGAGATTATGTTTTTTTGCAACCGCCATGATCGCTCCCATGTCGGAGCTTTGTCCGAAAAGGTGCACCGGCATGATAACGCGTGTTTTGGCAGTGATCTTTTTTTCAATGTCAGATGCACGGATATTAAAAGTCAGCGGATCCGAATCAACAAAAACCGGTTTTGCATGCAGTCGGGCAACCACGCCGGCAGTGGCAAAAAAAGAATACGTCGGCACGATTACTTCATCGCCGGGCTGAATATCGAGCGCCATCAGCGCTACCAATAACGCATCCGTCCCGGAAGAAACTGCAATCGCATGTTTGCATTCCAGATAAGTACACAAAGATTTCTCTAATTTTTCAACTTCCGGGCCCATAATAAAATGCTGCGATTCGGCAACGCGCAACATGGCTTCATCAATCTCCGATTTATGAGCACGATATTGTGCTTTGAGGTCTAAAAGAGGTACAGCCATTATTCTAATTCCTTTACCAAACCGTTTTCAAATTTATATTTTTTCTTGGATTTTTCGCAATACGCGAAACTCTGCGCATCAAAATTTAACTTCTTACCGGCCTCGCTGACCCAACCGACGATACGCGCCGGATTACCGACGACCAGCGCAAAATCGGGAACGTCTTTGGTAACCACCGCACCGGCACCGACAAGGGCACTACGTCCGACGGTATGACCGCATACGATGGTTGAGTTTGCGCCTAACGAAGCACCTTCTTTTACTAAGGTTTTGATGTAAAACTCTGCACCGACTTGCGGATACTTGCAGCGCGGATCAAGAATATTCGTAAAAACCATCGAAGGTCCGCAGAACACATAATCTTCAAGCTCCACCCCTTCGTAGATGGACACATTATTTTGTACTTTGCAAAAATTACCTACTTTTACATGATTGGCTACATTTACGTTTTGACCAAAAACACATTTTTTTCCGATACGAGCGCCGGTTTGGATATGCGAAAAATGCCAAACTTTAGTACCTTCGCCGATTTCGACGTTGTCATCCACGACGGCCAAGGGATGAACAAAATAATTTTTTTCAGACATGTTGCGTGATCCTTTCTTGTGCTTTTTCCAATATCCGAAGCACTTCCAGCGCATGTTCGCCGTCCGTACGCGGTGTTTTGCCGTGCAGGAGGCAATCATAAAAATGACGATGTTCTTCACTTAATGGTTGTGCGGCATCAAACGGAATCACCTCAAAGTCTACCTCAAATTTCTCGATTTTTCCGTTACTTTGCTGAAAGCCTTTTTTATAAAATTTTAACTTATCTGTTTTGAGCGAATCTTCAAACACGATCATTCCCTTATCACCGATGACAACCAGTCTTTGTTCTTTAAAAGGGTGAAGCCAACTCACAAAAACATGCACATGAATGTTACCGGGATAGGTGAGGTACGTGATGGTCGAATCTTCGACGTTTTTTTGTACGAACGCCGCGCCTTTGGCCTCAATCGTTTCCGGATTTTTTCCTATCAAATATTGAACTATCGAAATATCATGCGGTGCAAAACTCCAAAGACTATTTTCTTCGCTGCGAATAGCGCCGAGATTGAGCCGATTACTGTAAATATACTGAAGTTTGCCGATATACCCTTCATCCATCATCTGTTTCAACTTCAAAACCGCCGGATGATACAAAAGCACATGCCCTACCATGATTTTTACATCATATTTTTGAGCTAAACTCAAAAGTTCAACAGTATGTTCAGAAATTAGCGTGATTGGTTTTTCGAT
This window encodes:
- a CDS encoding NAD-dependent epimerase/dehydratase family protein produces the protein MHSIIREDIAHIISAPLPWDVLRGKTVLISGANGFLPAYMVETLLGLNDHLGMNIHVIGIVRSEERARQRFAHHAGRNDFKLHVADVTRLVFRSDTPVHFVVHAASQASPKYYGIDPVGTLTANTTGTQNMLEVARQSQSERFLYFSSSEVYGQLEARQIPTNEMQLGCLDSMALRSCYAESKRLGETMCVAWSHQYGLPTVIVRPFHTYGPGMALDDGRIFADLVADIVNGNNIVLRSSGAATRSFCYLRDAVIGFFTVMLHGKTTEAYNVGNPECEISIRGLAEKLVTLFPEKKLSVILDIPPQNGYIPSAVQRSVPDITKIKSLGWQPTTTVEEGFTRTIKSYT
- the rfbG gene encoding CDP-glucose 4,6-dehydratase; its protein translation is MGDLVKNNFSDIYRGKRVLVTGDTGFKGSWLSIWLHTLGAEVYGFALAPKTNNDNFVRCDLQNKIHHRDGDIRDPHALVDYVKEVRPDIAFHLAAQALVLDSYRDPAETFETNVVGTVRFFEAVRATPSVRAAINVTSDKCYQNNEWVWGYRENDPMGGVDPYSASKGASELITASYTRSFFSNEGTCTVASARAGNVIGGGDWAENRIVPDFFRAAQKNQTLILRNPNAVRPWQFVLEPLRGYLTLGEKLLLHGKTYSGGWNFGPAMHHACSVQELILALISKTGFGRFETAAVKQNEHEAYMLRLDISKAVSQLSWKPALSLEQTIALTAQGYHDDASTGSLWDARKKQLDEYLSLSFHAI
- the rfbH gene encoding lipopolysaccharide biosynthesis protein RfbH, with the protein product MDQNVKAAAEKLRLEILEKTAEYYRLTHGQKKEFVPGQSAISYAGRVFDEKEMQHAVDASLEFWLTSGHFSKEFESKLAKKLGVKHAMLCNSGSSANLLAFMSLTSPLLEDRRIRKGDEVITVAAGFPTTVAPMLQFGAVPVFLDVHTETANIDTRALEAAYSPKTKAVMIAHTLGNPFDLDAVTTFCKKYNLWLVEDNCDALGSEYRGRWTGTFGDVATSSFYPPHHITMGEGGAVYTHKSILKRSIESFRDWGRDCWCDSGKDNTCGKRFDWELGTLPCGYDHKYTYRHLGYNLKATDIQAAIGCVQLDRLEDFAARRRANWNYLKNGLAEFSDIFILPEATPNANPSWFGFLISLRSESGISRPELIRYLENKKIQTRMLFGGNLIRQPFFDAFREQPGSYRVVGELTNTDHIMNNGFWLGVYPGLTTPMLDYMIDAIRSFLRQDTAS
- a CDS encoding transketolase, with translation MRTAFIQQLMSEAKRDERVFLLVGDLGYSVVEPFAESFPDRFLNIGVAEQNMAGIAAGLAKEGYIPFIYSIGNFPTLRCLEQIRYDICYHALGVKIVSVGGGFAYGALGASHHGTEDLGILRTLPGMIVTAPGDPQEARLITTHAVQTDAPMYIRLGKAGEPAVHPGNIVFAAGKMIPVCHGKNTVVLTTGAMLRYASDFIRHNNLLWGLYSVPYIKPIDNTTIELLAHSYERIITLEEHQRSAGLGSAVLEALHDCREKKKSMPIPFVHRIAIPDQFIQIAGSQDYLRQSCGLVLSEYI
- a CDS encoding DegT/DnrJ/EryC1/StrS family aminotransferase, which translates into the protein MAVPLLDLKAQYRAHKSEIDEAMLRVAESQHFIMGPEVEKLEKSLCTYLECKHAIAVSSGTDALLVALMALDIQPGDEVIVPTYSFFATAGVVARLHAKPVFVDSDPLTFNIRASDIEKKITAKTRVIMPVHLFGQSSDMGAIMAVAKKHNLKVIEDGAQAIGVQYSDGKKVGNFGDIGCFSFFPSKNLGCFGDGGLVTTNDDALGEKLRVLRVHGGKPKYYHKMIGGNFRLDAIQAAVLNVKLPHLDNWSQRRRENADLYTQLFIAAGVAEAEGKITYDSKNKVLLPKAVYRTSGAKNHHIYNQYVIRVEKRDALRKYLTDKQIGNEVYYPVPFHRQECFGYLGEKDTDFPNANAQAEQSLAVPIYPELTKDQISEVVNAITEFVKA
- a CDS encoding FkbM family methyltransferase; translation: MKITDIQNQYRSGAIKKSEYIQAMYEKHNQLFEYTDLLRHTDIENITITSHGIVWTTRPHGLRWLTPKADKRSAPFEILNFAQYEPEYFSMMCRLLEPGMSVFDIGANIGWYSLNFSKVVSDLHVWAFEPVPGTYRELENNIQLNAAMRIKPHNLGLSDRTGKLTFFVDPELSTSASAVNITEAANAHETECALETMDNFCEQYGAKPDFIKCDVEGAELMVYRGGKNTLQTHKPIVCTEMLRKWAAKYNYHPNDIITFFKEMGYYCFLIQNDYLAPVTVVDETTVETNFIFLHRERHANKIKTWVKS
- a CDS encoding N-acetyltransferase, which produces MSEKNYFVHPLAVVDDNVEIGEGTKVWHFSHIQTGARIGKKCVFGQNVNVANHVKVGNFCKVQNNVSIYEGVELEDYVFCGPSMVFTNILDPRCKYPQVGAEFYIKTLVKEGASLGANSTIVCGHTVGRSALVGAGAVVTKDVPDFALVVGNPARIVGWVSEAGKKLNFDAQSFAYCEKSKKKYKFENGLVKELE
- the rfbF gene encoding glucose-1-phosphate cytidylyltransferase encodes the protein MKVVILAGGYGTRISEESHLKPKPMIEIGGKPILWHIMKIYSSYGYNDFVICLGYKGYVIKEYFANYFLHESDVTFDFRAHNAPVIHTHTAEPWRVTLVDTGLDTMTGGRIRRVASYLDGERFFLTYGDGVADVDIRKLLSFHMAHGKPATVTAIQPSGRFGAMAMDASGMVQSFQEKPKGDGAWVNAGFFIFENSVLQLLKDDQTVLEREPLETLARSQSLVAFKHDRFWQPMDTLRDKNMLDELLREKRAPWVTW
- a CDS encoding oligosaccharide flippase family protein, coding for MSAPPSSIPMTLRQLTERIKQSGYLKNVSRLSIGTIIGQAIAVLLLPIVTRLYDSADYGIAATLNAMVMIASSTIMLRMDSAIVLADSDEQAAKIIQFCGQLILGFAIVIAISALVFFGLALDLGFFPKGGPLYFWLPVWIVLGAGNILLASWANRHAAYKVLSFSRALPPLLAFIVMLSMYSWQGSTITGLVLGHISAAITLYITIFFGLRHEGKPIRHLAIDRMEIRNLLKRFKQFPTYGLLMTFLDQLTASLPLLIFTASFSPHDAACFALATNVLRLPSTVIGQGVAQVFYEMSAKLSEDAALLRSFVINNIKFLSFFSLPFLIIIVTAGPWLFEWIFGAAWRDAGEYARYLVIAIAVNLVASPVSMISSVIRKQRTHFVISLLSFAIRAAMIGIGVTSGSAYTAVILYSIGEAMMLIVFLIWVVRSVRIRA
- a CDS encoding transketolase — encoded protein: MVTTDEVKAFSKAIRIEALKMVHASNSSHLGGAFSMADILAVLYGGVMNVNPKNPRWPDRDRFLLSKGHACSALYAALALRGFFDMSQLTSFAQNGSFFTSHANHHIPGVELSTGSLGHALSFGCGLALAAKRRGQAWRIFALLSDGELDEGSNWEALLFAPHHHLNNMVVIVDHNKIQSLGHVNEVLDLGPLSEKFKSFGWYVTVTDGHDHAALSAAITKKTDDKPHIIIAETVKGKGVDFMEEKLLWHYRTPDAEQFRNALEQLEHS
- a CDS encoding Gfo/Idh/MocA family oxidoreductase is translated as MDYSKVKLGIIGCGNWGLNHVRTAHGLLGSNLLLTADAKPDAIQRVHTVSPKIPFTSDIHSLIAHSNINAVVIATPAETHFDLAKRCIENGKHVLIEKPITLISEHTVELLSLAQKYDVKIMVGHVLLYHPAVLKLKQMMDEGYIGKLQYIYSNRLNLGAIRSEENSLWSFAPHDISIVQYLIGKNPETIEAKGAAFVQKNVEDSTITYLTYPGNIHVHVFVSWLHPFKEQRLVVIGDKGMIVFEDSLKTDKLKFYKKGFQQSNGKIEKFEVDFEVIPFDAAQPLSEEHRHFYDCLLHGKTPRTDGEHALEVLRILEKAQERITQHV